The sequence below is a genomic window from Citricoccus muralis.
GGAGTCTGCGCATCGGTTGGTTGCTTTTTCGGACGCCGTTGAGCTGGCGACGACGTCAGCATTTCGCCGAATTGTCGCCCGGCCTCGGTAATCCGCTTGCTCAACACTATCTCACCATCGTCGAACTGCCCGGTGTTGAGACCCCAATCGTCAGTGGCCGCGAAAACGGCCAAGGGGGCGATTTGTGCCTTGAGGTAGGTGAACAGCGGACGCATCGCGAAGTCGATCATCAGCGAGTGCCGCGCTGTTCCACCGGTGGCGCCCAAGAGCACGGGCATCGCCTGCATGGCGTCATCATCGAGCAAGTCGATAAACGCCTTGAAAAGGCCAGCGTAGGATCCCTTATAGGTGGGGGTCACCGCAATCAGCGCATCGGCCGTCTCAACCTGACGCAGTGCCCGGTCGAGCTTTTCCGAACGGGACGTTGAAACATGTCCCTCGGCAATGTCGAGCGCCAGTTCGCGCAGTTCGATGCGCCGGATGTTCACCTGTGTGCCGTTGCCCGACAGGGACTCTTCAGTGGCGGACTGGAGGCGGTCAGCGAGCATGCCGGTGGACGAGGGGTTGCCCGATCCCGCGGAGATCACCGCGATGTTCATTGTCATTCTCCTTCGTTCTACTCTGCTGCTTCGCGCTGTGCGCGTTCAACGCCGGCCGGCGAGTCGGGACGACCGCCGGGGACGGGATCTTCGCCGCGCGCGTGGCGCTGGCGCAGGAATTCGTGAGTGGGCGCCTCGGGCACGTCGTCCGGCTTCAACGCCGCGAACTCCTTACGCAACACCGGCAGTACCTCTTCGCCGAAGATGTCGATCTGTTCCAGGACCGTCTTCAACGGCAAGCCTGCGTGGTCAATGAGGAA
It includes:
- a CDS encoding CE1759 family FMN reductase translates to MTMNIAVISAGSGNPSSTGMLADRLQSATEESLSGNGTQVNIRRIELRELALDIAEGHVSTSRSEKLDRALRQVETADALIAVTPTYKGSYAGLFKAFIDLLDDDAMQAMPVLLGATGGTARHSLMIDFAMRPLFTYLKAQIAPLAVFAATDDWGLNTGQFDDGEIVLSKRITEAGRQFGEMLTSSPAQRRPKKQPTDAQTPFEVTPFEQLLAGR